The Klebsiella africana sequence AACACAACCCGGTATTGTGAATAACTAAAAGACCTCTTTTTTAATTATTGCCGCTCTATCCATTTTAATGGATAGCGGCTCCCCTACGTTAAAAAATGGATTTATTATGAAAAAAATAAACGCGATACTTCTGTTAACCTCTGTTATCTCTACCTCTGCGTTTGCTGGTGCTTATGTGGAAAATCGCGAGGCGTATAACCTTGCATCCGATCAGATGGAGGTCATGCTGCGCGTTGGCTATAACTTTGATATGGGCGCTGGCTTGATGCTCACCAACACCTATACTCTACAACGCAAAGATGAGTTAAAGCATGGCTATAACGAAATCGAAGGCTGGTATCCGCTATTCAGACCAACGGATAAATTAACGATTCAGCCGGGAGGGCTAATTACCGACAAGAGCATTGGCTCCAGCGGTGCGGTTTATCTGGATGTGAATTACAAATTTACCCCATGGTTTAATCTGACCGTGCGTAACCGCTATAATCACAATAACTACAGCTCAACTGACTT is a genomic window containing:
- the ompL gene encoding porin OmpL encodes the protein MKKINAILLLTSVISTSAFAGAYVENREAYNLASDQMEVMLRVGYNFDMGAGLMLTNTYTLQRKDELKHGYNEIEGWYPLFRPTDKLTIQPGGLITDKSIGSSGAVYLDVNYKFTPWFNLTVRNRYNHNNYSSTDLNGEQDNNDTYEVGTYWNFIITDKFSYTFEPHYFTRVNDFNSSNGKDHHWEITNTFRYRINQNWLPYFELRWLDRNVEPYHREQNQIRAGVKYFF